Sequence from the Hamadaea flava genome:
GCCCCGTTCGGCGAACCGCGGGCCGACGGTGGCGACGGTGAAGTCCGCGGGCCGGCAACCGGGGACCTCGTCCCAAGTCAGCGGCGTCGACACCCGGGCGTCCGGCGTCGGGCGCACGGAGTACGCCGAAGCCACGGTCCGGTCCTTGGCGTTCTGGTTGAAGTCGACGAAGACGCCTTCGCGGTCTTCCTTCCACCATTTGCTGGTGGCCAGGTCCGGCACCCGGTTCTCGACCTCGCGGGCCACCGTCTCGGCGGCCAGGCGGACCTTCGGGTACGGCCAGTCCGGGCGGATGCGGGCGTACACGTGGAAGCCTCGGGAGCCTGACGTCTTGGGCCATGCCGTCAGCCCGTAGTCGGCCAGCACCTCCTGGGCGGCCAGGGCCACGTCGACGATCTGACCCCACTCGACGCCCGGCACCGGGTCCAGGTCGATGCGCAGCTCGTCGGGGTGATCGAGATCCTCGGCCAGCACCGGGTGCGGGTTGAGGTCCACGCAGCCCAGGTTGATCACCCAGGCCAGGCCGGCCTCGTCGCGTACGACGACTTCTTCGGCGGAGGTGCCGGAGGCGTACTTGAGTTCGGCGACCTCGATCCAGTCCGGCCGGGTCGACGGCGCCCGCTTCTGGAAGAACGCCTCCTGATCCAGCCCTTTGACGAAGCGCTTGAGGATCATCGGCCGGCCGCGTACGCCGCGCAGGGCGCCGTCGGCGACCGTCAGGTAGTAGCGAACCAGGTCGAGCTTGGTGAGGCCGGGTTCGGGGAAGACCACCTTGTCGGGATGGGTGATCGTCACCTCGCGCCCGGCGACCTCCAGGGTCTGCGACGCCGCCATGTGCCCACCATACGCATCTGGATCGAGGTGTAGAGTCCGTCCGCATGGCGGAAAGCGTTTTCCCACCGGTCCCGGGGCAGCTCACCTCCCTGTCGAACGACATCGCGGCGGTCGCTGCCGACGACGCGCCGCTGCCGGTGCTCGGCTTCTCGGCGTACAACGACTTCTTCGTGACCGGGAACCGGATGCGCTTCGAGAAGCGCTACTTCCGGCGGCGTGCGCGGCTCAACGCGCTGGCCGCACAGGCGCTCCTCGACCCCGACGCCGACGTGAGCCGGCTCGCGGACGTGCTGTGGGCGGTCTGTGACGAGCACACCTGGGCGCTACCAGCGCATATTCACTCGCCGGGGAGGCTCTCGGCCGAGCCGCCAGGAGTGCAGTCAGGCGACCGAGAGGGCTGGGGCGCCGAACAGACCCTCGACCTGTTCGCCGCGGAGACCGCCCACGCGCTCGCCGAGATCGTCACCGGTCTCGGCCCGCGGCTCGATCCACTGGTCTCCCAACGGGTACGCGCAGAGGTCGACCGTCGAGTGCTGACCCCGTTGGCCGACCCGAGGCCGCTGGCGTGGGAAGGATTCGGCAACAACTGGGAATCCGTCTGCGCCGGAGCGGCCGGCATGGCGGCGATGCTGCTCCTGCCGCCGTCGGACCGGCTGTCGTCCATGCTGGCCCGATGCGGCAAGGCGATGGACCGGTTCCTCGCCGGCTACGGCGACGACGGCGGCTGCCCCGAAGGCGTCGACTACTGGGTCTACGGGTTCGGCTACTTCGTGTACTACGCCGTCATGCTGCACGAACAGACCGGCGTCGACCTGCTGGACGATCCGAAGGTCGCGCAGATCGCGGCGTTCCCGCACAAGGCGGCGCTCGGCGGCGGGGCGTACGCGCCCTTCTCGGACGCGTCGGAACGCCCGTGGCTGCCCGCCGGACTGCTCAGCCGGCTCGCCGAACGATTCGGCACCCCGCCCCCGGCGGTGATCCCGTCCTTCCACGACGACCACTGCTACCGGTGGGCGCATCTGGCCCGGACCCTCGCCTGGTACCGGCCCGCTTCGGCCGTCTCGACGGTGGCCGACTCCGACTTCCTGCCCGACCTGGCCTGGGTCGTCGACCGAGGGCCCGACGCCGTCTTCGCCGCCAAGGGCGGGCACAACGACGAACCCCACAACCACCTCGACCTCGGCGCGTTCCTGCTGCACGTACGCGGTCGCACCGTGCTGGCCGACCTCGGCGCGGGCGAGTACACCCGGTCGTACTTCAGCGACACCCGGTACGACCACCTGCACCCGTCGGCGCGGGCGCACTCGATCCCCGTGGTCGACGACGAACTTCAGCTGCCCGGGGCGGCCCGGCTCGCGACCGTGGTACGCCACGAGGTGCTGCCCGACGGGGTCGCCTTCGACCTCGACCTGACCGCGGCGTACGAGGTCGACGGGCTGCGCCGGCTGATCCGGCGGTTCCGCTGGT
This genomic interval carries:
- the ligD gene encoding non-homologous end-joining DNA ligase, which codes for MAASQTLEVAGREVTITHPDKVVFPEPGLTKLDLVRYYLTVADGALRGVRGRPMILKRFVKGLDQEAFFQKRAPSTRPDWIEVAELKYASGTSAEEVVVRDEAGLAWVINLGCVDLNPHPVLAEDLDHPDELRIDLDPVPGVEWGQIVDVALAAQEVLADYGLTAWPKTSGSRGFHVYARIRPDWPYPKVRLAAETVAREVENRVPDLATSKWWKEDREGVFVDFNQNAKDRTVASAYSVRPTPDARVSTPLTWDEVPGCRPADFTVATVGPRFAERGDPWAGIEDTAGGLDGLLDLAKKLGPAEKPPKGASKDGRRQSTMPLVEIARAKTKDEALAGFDRWKDRHAEVAALLEPADVLVDGMRGRSSVWYRIRVNLQHVPEKQRPEQEPLEVDYNPWAGMVDPRRPTAD
- a CDS encoding heparinase II/III family protein yields the protein MAESVFPPVPGQLTSLSNDIAAVAADDAPLPVLGFSAYNDFFVTGNRMRFEKRYFRRRARLNALAAQALLDPDADVSRLADVLWAVCDEHTWALPAHIHSPGRLSAEPPGVQSGDREGWGAEQTLDLFAAETAHALAEIVTGLGPRLDPLVSQRVRAEVDRRVLTPLADPRPLAWEGFGNNWESVCAGAAGMAAMLLLPPSDRLSSMLARCGKAMDRFLAGYGDDGGCPEGVDYWVYGFGYFVYYAVMLHEQTGVDLLDDPKVAQIAAFPHKAALGGGAYAPFSDASERPWLPAGLLSRLAERFGTPPPAVIPSFHDDHCYRWAHLARTLAWYRPASAVSTVADSDFLPDLAWVVDRGPDAVFAAKGGHNDEPHNHLDLGAFLLHVRGRTVLADLGAGEYTRSYFSDTRYDHLHPSARAHSIPVVDDELQLPGAARLATVVRHEVLPDGVAFDLDLTAAYEVDGLRRLIRRFRWWRTGRLELTDVVTADRPLPITEVFVSRYAPVVADAAVRWDDTVTLDVDRPVAVDAVEATDHHGRPDVAYRVLVPVTAPAGESAHTFTFSVRLRADRPLRRIA